Within Nitrospirota bacterium, the genomic segment CTCCCCGTTGTCGATCGTCACCTGCACCCAACTCGTCTCGTTCGCGGTCACCGCGAGTTGTTGGGGCTTGGAGGCCTCGCGCGGAGGAGCCGTCGCCGGCGCAGGAGCCGTGCTCGGTGGCCCGGCGGGCGGCGTGCTCGGAACCGATTCGGGGACCGGCTCCCCCACGATCGGTTCCCCCGCGCCCGGCACCGGGACGGGTTCGCTCACGGGGGGCGGCGGAAGTTCCATGGGCGCGGCAATGTCCGTCGGGTGCTGATCGGATTGGCTCCGTGGGCTCAACGCCATCACCCCGGAGATCACCACCATCAGCGCCGCAGCCGTCAGCCCCAGCCCGGTCAGTTTGTGCTGCCACGCGTGCTGGCGACCGGACCGAGCCGCGCGCGCGACCGGGTCGTCCTCCTGGGCGATTTTGAAGTACTCCGCGGCGAACTCCTGGTACCGTGTCGACACCTCCCGCTCGTCCAGTCCCAGGCAGCGCGCGTAGGCGCGCAGGAACCCTTTGACGGTGACCTCGGCCGGCAGCAGGGGGTAGTCGTCGCGCTCCAACGCCTCCAAGGTTTGCAGCCGGATTCGCGTACGCGCGGACACCTCCTCCAGCGACATCCCCCGTTTGCTTCGTTCCGCGCGCAGGTACTGACCGAGCCGCTCCATGAGTTTAATGCTCCTCGAAATCGGTTACTTGCGAAGGCGCGCGAGATAATTGTTCGCGTCTTCCGCCCACACGCTGCCCGGAGCCAGTTCGACGACCTTGCGATACGAGTCCTTGGCCTTGTCGGGCATTTCGGCGCGCGCATAGGACTTCGCCAAGTGATAGTGCCCCTCGGCAAAATCTGGCAATTGCTTGACCGTGATCTCAAAGGCCGCAATGGCCTCGCGATCGGCGCCCTGCTCCTCGTAAATACGTCCGGCCTCAAACG encodes:
- a CDS encoding RodZ domain-containing protein; amino-acid sequence: MERLGQYLRAERSKRGMSLEEVSARTRIRLQTLEALERDDYPLLPAEVTVKGFLRAYARCLGLDEREVSTRYQEFAAEYFKIAQEDDPVARAARSGRQHAWQHKLTGLGLTAAALMVVISGVMALSPRSQSDQHPTDIAAPMELPPPPVSEPVPVPGAGEPIVGEPVPESVPSTPPAGPPSTAPAPATAPPREASKPQQLAVTANETSWVQVTIDNGETKEVLLQPGQRVGWSGEREFRLTVGNAGGVTVEFNGEPIPSLGPSGRVRTVVLPRLALNADNQSARAQSAPAPRAAIAPAPTTATSAPQAPSRSSPSDRVPPALTSPADSTTVPPHPLQ